A genomic stretch from Candidatus Amarolinea dominans includes:
- a CDS encoding methylated-DNA--[protein]-cysteine S-methyltransferase codes for MNLAWNCVDSPLGRLLTAGTSNGLSFVALDDHDAALLAALQAEYPTATLSPATDTLEAWSQTLVAFLTGAVQDIALPLDIPGTPFQWRVWRALQAIPYGATLSYGEIASALQMKNGARAVGHACATNPVSLVIPCHRALRSDGGLGGFRWGLWRKERLLGLEIGDRRLETGDRRFVEIGEIRGRERRFETGDWRFVEIGEIRGRERRPEIGDRRLKTGDLKLQFTQLPFSTNLVSIL; via the coding sequence ATGAATTTGGCCTGGAACTGTGTAGATTCACCCCTGGGGCGGCTGTTGACGGCCGGCACGAGCAACGGTCTGAGTTTCGTCGCCCTCGACGATCATGACGCCGCCCTGCTTGCCGCGCTGCAGGCAGAGTATCCCACGGCCACCCTGTCACCGGCCACAGATACCCTGGAAGCCTGGTCGCAAACCCTGGTCGCCTTCCTGACCGGCGCCGTGCAGGACATCGCCCTGCCGCTCGACATCCCCGGCACGCCCTTCCAATGGCGCGTCTGGCGTGCGCTGCAGGCGATTCCTTACGGCGCCACCTTGAGCTACGGCGAGATCGCCAGCGCATTGCAGATGAAGAATGGCGCCCGCGCAGTGGGGCACGCCTGCGCCACAAATCCAGTTTCACTGGTCATTCCCTGTCACCGGGCGCTGCGCAGCGATGGCGGCCTGGGGGGATTTCGTTGGGGGTTGTGGAGAAAGGAGAGGCTGCTGGGGTTGGAGATTGGAGACCGGAGATTGGAGACCGGAGACCGGAGATTCGTGGAGATTGGTGAAATTCGTGGCAGGGAGCGGAGATTTGAGACCGGAGATTGGAGATTCGTGGAAATTGGTGAAATTCGTGGCAGGGAGCGGAGACCGGAGATTGGAGACCGGAGATTGAAGACTGGCGACCTGAAACTCCAGTTCACACAACTCCCTTTTTCCACAAACCTGGTCTCTATTCTCTGA
- a CDS encoding class I SAM-dependent methyltransferase, whose translation MGVTDLLAHIPPPAVRRLALRVRPAAQRALRQGHPWLFEQAVIQQPDTPGNPGDLAVIFDDQRRFLAIGLYDPTSLIRVRILQRGAPATINQTWFAAQLAAAAARRAALPGQGTTGYRLLHGENDGLPGLVIDRYDAVLVLKIYTLAWIPHLTTVLAALAEVIPAQAVVLRLSRDLQRQPVWLHGLADGMTLAGDLPDAAVRFHENGLCFEADVLRGQKTGFFFDQRENRARVATLAADRRTLNVFAYTGGFSLYAASGGAPEVVSLDLSAPALAAAVRNFELNRHLPAVAAATHTVLAADAFDALTHLRQRGQRFDLVIVDPPALAKQESEVNGALRAYRRLTHLALGVLAPAGTLVMASCSSRISAADFYATVEQAAVEAGRPLQPFAHSGHAVDHPIGFAEGAYLKCLFATVR comes from the coding sequence ATGGGCGTGACTGATTTGTTGGCGCACATTCCACCGCCGGCTGTGCGGCGCCTGGCCTTGCGGGTCAGGCCGGCTGCGCAGCGCGCCCTGCGGCAGGGGCATCCCTGGTTGTTCGAGCAAGCGGTGATCCAGCAGCCGGACACGCCGGGAAATCCAGGCGATCTGGCTGTCATCTTCGACGATCAGCGGCGCTTCCTCGCCATCGGCCTCTATGACCCCACCTCGCTGATTCGGGTGCGTATTTTGCAGCGCGGCGCACCGGCCACGATCAATCAAACCTGGTTTGCCGCCCAGTTGGCCGCGGCCGCGGCCCGCCGCGCCGCCTTGCCCGGTCAGGGCACCACCGGCTATCGGCTGCTGCACGGCGAGAACGATGGCCTGCCCGGCCTGGTCATTGACCGTTACGACGCGGTTCTGGTGCTGAAGATCTACACCCTGGCCTGGATTCCCCACCTGACGACTGTGCTTGCCGCGCTGGCGGAGGTCATCCCGGCGCAGGCCGTGGTGTTGCGCCTCAGCCGCGATCTGCAACGCCAACCGGTGTGGCTGCACGGCCTGGCTGATGGCATGACCCTGGCCGGCGATCTGCCCGATGCGGCTGTGCGCTTTCATGAGAATGGACTGTGCTTCGAGGCCGATGTGCTGCGCGGCCAGAAGACCGGCTTCTTCTTCGATCAACGCGAAAACCGGGCACGCGTCGCCACGCTGGCCGCGGATCGCCGCACGCTGAACGTCTTTGCCTACACCGGCGGTTTTTCGCTCTACGCCGCGTCCGGTGGCGCGCCGGAGGTGGTGAGCCTGGACCTCAGCGCGCCGGCCCTGGCCGCGGCCGTGCGCAACTTCGAGTTGAACCGGCATCTGCCGGCCGTGGCCGCGGCGACGCACACGGTGTTAGCCGCCGATGCGTTCGATGCCCTGACCCACCTGCGCCAACGCGGGCAGCGTTTCGACCTGGTGATCGTGGACCCACCGGCCCTGGCGAAGCAGGAGAGTGAGGTGAACGGGGCCTTGCGTGCCTATCGGCGCTTGACCCACCTGGCCCTGGGGGTGCTGGCGCCCGCGGGCACGCTGGTCATGGCCTCGTGCTCCAGCCGAATCAGCGCCGCGGACTTCTACGCCACCGTGGAGCAGGCCGCGGTCGAAGCTGGTCGTCCACTGCAACCCTTTGCGCATTCCGGTCACGCCGTGGACCACCCCATCGGCTTCGCAGAGGGCGCGTATCTCAAATGCCTGTTTGCCACGGTGCGGTGA
- a CDS encoding site-specific DNA-methyltransferase, translated as MNKESPHQTANMTIVLDDIARLDHELEHHFRQKFQVQPALTRALVSFQANKTRPVYRWYKYKEAFSAALVEYLFQKYGVMQGKILDPFAGSGTTLFAASALGLDSEGIELLPIGQQIIATKTLLEADFTPEDFETLRRWVTDRVWQANANHTPLPELRITKGAYPDSTKTAIEKYLAVSRCENPQVQTVLRFALLCILEAISYTRKDGQYLRWDYRSGRKQGARPFDKGIILSFDQAIAEKINEMVEDLQPVTAQMSFFPTTTAQGGIHLYDGSCLHVMPTLGRGVYDAIMTSPPYCNRYDYTRTYALELALLGTDEKQLSHLRQEMLSCTVENRAKDLLAMNPGWTAAVAAADGTELLQAILEHLEDQKARGLLNNNGIPRMVRGYFYEMACIIAECSRVLKPGGALFMVNDNVRYAGASIAVDMILSAIAEKLDFGIHQILILPNGKGNSSQQMGEHGREELRKCIYVWRKAGMPRAHRTVANRHLRYAPSAKPMGWSTA; from the coding sequence ATGAACAAAGAAAGCCCACATCAGACAGCAAACATGACGATCGTCCTGGACGACATTGCACGGCTCGATCACGAGTTGGAGCACCATTTCAGGCAGAAGTTTCAGGTTCAGCCGGCACTCACGCGCGCGTTGGTTAGTTTTCAGGCCAATAAGACGCGCCCGGTGTATCGCTGGTACAAGTACAAAGAGGCGTTCTCGGCCGCTTTGGTCGAATACCTGTTTCAGAAATACGGCGTCATGCAGGGGAAAATCCTCGATCCCTTTGCGGGCAGCGGCACGACGCTGTTTGCAGCCAGCGCGCTCGGGCTTGATTCAGAGGGCATTGAACTCCTACCCATCGGTCAGCAGATCATTGCCACCAAGACCTTGCTGGAAGCCGATTTTACGCCGGAGGATTTCGAGACATTGCGCCGGTGGGTGACAGATCGCGTTTGGCAAGCGAACGCAAACCACACGCCTTTACCCGAATTGCGGATTACAAAAGGGGCTTATCCAGATAGCACCAAGACAGCTATTGAAAAATACCTTGCCGTCAGCCGGTGCGAAAACCCTCAGGTGCAAACTGTTCTACGCTTCGCCTTACTGTGCATCCTCGAAGCCATTAGCTATACGCGCAAAGACGGGCAGTATTTGCGCTGGGACTATCGTTCCGGCCGCAAGCAGGGCGCAAGGCCATTCGACAAAGGCATCATCCTGAGTTTTGACCAGGCGATTGCCGAAAAAATCAACGAGATGGTTGAGGACCTGCAGCCGGTCACAGCGCAAATGAGTTTTTTCCCAACCACAACGGCGCAAGGTGGAATTCACCTATACGATGGCTCATGTTTGCACGTGATGCCCACCCTTGGCCGGGGCGTTTACGATGCGATCATGACATCTCCGCCTTACTGCAATCGGTATGACTACACGCGCACCTACGCATTGGAGTTGGCATTACTGGGAACGGATGAAAAGCAGTTATCGCATTTGCGCCAGGAGATGTTGAGCTGCACCGTCGAAAACCGAGCCAAGGACTTGCTGGCGATGAACCCGGGCTGGACGGCGGCTGTTGCTGCCGCCGATGGCACGGAACTCCTGCAAGCCATTCTGGAACACCTTGAAGATCAGAAAGCGCGCGGCCTGCTGAACAACAACGGCATTCCACGCATGGTCAGGGGCTATTTCTACGAGATGGCCTGTATTATTGCTGAGTGTTCACGCGTGCTGAAGCCCGGTGGCGCCTTGTTCATGGTCAATGACAACGTCAGGTATGCCGGCGCCAGCATCGCCGTGGACATGATACTTTCCGCCATTGCGGAAAAACTGGATTTTGGCATCCATCAGATCCTGATATTACCCAACGGCAAAGGCAACAGCAGTCAGCAGATGGGTGAACACGGGCGCGAGGAACTACGGAAGTGCATCTACGTTTGGAGAAAAGCCGGCATGCCTCGGGCTCACCGCACCGTGGCAAACAGGCATTTGAGATACGCGCCCTCTGCGAAGCCGATGGGGTGGTCCACGGCGTGA